Proteins encoded by one window of Salvia splendens isolate huo1 chromosome 14, SspV2, whole genome shotgun sequence:
- the LOC121763255 gene encoding proline transporter 1-like isoform X2 codes for MEFPEGNGVVGGDGKVHSDYHLDIEMPDTAHQISHDSWFQVGFVLTTGINSAYVLGYSGTIMVPLGWVGGVVGLILATMISLYANTLVAKLHEFGGKRHIRYRDLAGFIYGKNAYALTWGLQYVNLFMINVGYIILAGSALKAVYVLFRDDNDMKLPYFIALAGLACGVFAICIPHLSALRIWLAFSTFFSLVYIVVGFSLALKDGINAPPRDYSIPGTKVGKIFTIIGAAANLVFAFNTGMLPEIQATVRPPVVQNMMKALYFQFTVGVLPMYAVTFMGYWAYGSETSAYLLNNVKGPIWVKTFANICAFLQTVIALHIFASPMYEYLDTKFGIKGSALAVRNLSFRILVRGGYLAITSLVSALLPFLGDFMSLTGAVSTFPLTFILANHMYLIAKKNRLSFLQKKWHWLNVVLFSAMSAAAAVAAVRLIVVHSTTYDVFADL; via the exons ATGGAGTTTCCCGAAGGAAACGGCGTCGTTGGGGGTGATGGAAAAGTGCACTCCGATTATCATTTGGATATTGAAATGCCGGATACTGCACATCAGATTAGCCACg ACTCGTGGTTTCAAGTGGGATTTGTTCTCACAACTGGGATAAACAGTGCCTACGTGCTAGGATACTCGGGCACCATCATGGTTCCGTTGGGCTGGGTAGGTGGCGTGGTTGGGCTTATTCTAGCTACGATGATATCTTTGTACGCGAATACTTTAGTTGCCAAGCTTCATGAATTTGGAGGAAAGAGGCACATCAGGTATAGAGACCTTGCAGGATTTATCTATG GTAAAAATGCATATGCTCTTACATGGGGACTCCAGTATGTGAATCTCTTCATGATCAACGTTGGATATATTATTTTAGCCGGGAGTGCCCTTAAG GCTGTGTATGTTCTGTTTAGAGACGACAATGATATGAAGCTCCCGTACTTTATTGCTTTAGCTGGCCTTGCCTGTGGTGTATTTGCTATTTGCATACCTCATTTATCAGCGCTGCGTATTTGGCTGGCGTTCTCTACGTTCTTCAGCCTTGTATACATCGTTGTAGGTTTTTCACTGGCGCTTAAAGATG GCATAAATGCTCCTCCAAGAGATTACAGCATTCCTGGAACAAAAGTAGGCAAGATTTTCACAATTATAGGTGCAGCAGCAAATCTTGTTTTCGCCTTCAACACCGGAATGCTTCCAGAAATACAG GCCACAGTGAGACCACCGGTCGTTCAGAACATGATGAAGGCTCTGTATTTCCAGTTCACAGTTGGGGTTCTGCCAATGTATGCAGTTACCTTCATGGGATACTGGGCTTATGGATCCGAGACATCGGCCTACTTGCTGAACAACGTTAAGGGTCCAATCTGGGTGAAGACTTTTGCTAACATCTGTGCTTTCTTGCAAACAGTCATTGCTTTGCAT ATATTTGCAAGTCCGATGTATGAGTATTTAGATACAAAGTTCGGCATCAAGGGTAGCGCTCTAGCTGTGCGCAATCTGTCTTTCAGAATCCTGGTGAGAGGGGGCTACTTAGCCATCACCTCGTTGGTGTCTGCGTTGCTGCCATTTTTAGGAGATTTCATGAGCCTAACGGGGGCTGTGAGCACGTTCCCGCTCACCTTCATTCTTGCAAACCACATGTATCTCATCGCGAAGAAGAACAGGCTGAGTTTTCTGCAGAAGAAGTGGCATTGGCTCAACGTTGTCTTGTTTAGTGCAATGTCGGCTGCAGCTGCAGTTGCTGCTGTGAGACTCATTGTTGTACATTCAACAACTTATGATGTCTTTGCTGATTTATAA
- the LOC121763255 gene encoding proline transporter 1-like isoform X1, producing MEPRSHLSSPQIFDSGEEEEKEARRLLAEEMEFPEGNGVVGGDGKVHSDYHLDIEMPDTAHQISHDSWFQVGFVLTTGINSAYVLGYSGTIMVPLGWVGGVVGLILATMISLYANTLVAKLHEFGGKRHIRYRDLAGFIYGKNAYALTWGLQYVNLFMINVGYIILAGSALKAVYVLFRDDNDMKLPYFIALAGLACGVFAICIPHLSALRIWLAFSTFFSLVYIVVGFSLALKDGINAPPRDYSIPGTKVGKIFTIIGAAANLVFAFNTGMLPEIQATVRPPVVQNMMKALYFQFTVGVLPMYAVTFMGYWAYGSETSAYLLNNVKGPIWVKTFANICAFLQTVIALHIFASPMYEYLDTKFGIKGSALAVRNLSFRILVRGGYLAITSLVSALLPFLGDFMSLTGAVSTFPLTFILANHMYLIAKKNRLSFLQKKWHWLNVVLFSAMSAAAAVAAVRLIVVHSTTYDVFADL from the exons ATGGAGCCCCGCAGCCATTTGTCCTCTCCCCAGATC TTTGATAGCGGcgaagaggaggagaaggaggcgAGGCGGCTGCTGGCGGAAGAAATGGAGTTTCCCGAAGGAAACGGCGTCGTTGGGGGTGATGGAAAAGTGCACTCCGATTATCATTTGGATATTGAAATGCCGGATACTGCACATCAGATTAGCCACg ACTCGTGGTTTCAAGTGGGATTTGTTCTCACAACTGGGATAAACAGTGCCTACGTGCTAGGATACTCGGGCACCATCATGGTTCCGTTGGGCTGGGTAGGTGGCGTGGTTGGGCTTATTCTAGCTACGATGATATCTTTGTACGCGAATACTTTAGTTGCCAAGCTTCATGAATTTGGAGGAAAGAGGCACATCAGGTATAGAGACCTTGCAGGATTTATCTATG GTAAAAATGCATATGCTCTTACATGGGGACTCCAGTATGTGAATCTCTTCATGATCAACGTTGGATATATTATTTTAGCCGGGAGTGCCCTTAAG GCTGTGTATGTTCTGTTTAGAGACGACAATGATATGAAGCTCCCGTACTTTATTGCTTTAGCTGGCCTTGCCTGTGGTGTATTTGCTATTTGCATACCTCATTTATCAGCGCTGCGTATTTGGCTGGCGTTCTCTACGTTCTTCAGCCTTGTATACATCGTTGTAGGTTTTTCACTGGCGCTTAAAGATG GCATAAATGCTCCTCCAAGAGATTACAGCATTCCTGGAACAAAAGTAGGCAAGATTTTCACAATTATAGGTGCAGCAGCAAATCTTGTTTTCGCCTTCAACACCGGAATGCTTCCAGAAATACAG GCCACAGTGAGACCACCGGTCGTTCAGAACATGATGAAGGCTCTGTATTTCCAGTTCACAGTTGGGGTTCTGCCAATGTATGCAGTTACCTTCATGGGATACTGGGCTTATGGATCCGAGACATCGGCCTACTTGCTGAACAACGTTAAGGGTCCAATCTGGGTGAAGACTTTTGCTAACATCTGTGCTTTCTTGCAAACAGTCATTGCTTTGCAT ATATTTGCAAGTCCGATGTATGAGTATTTAGATACAAAGTTCGGCATCAAGGGTAGCGCTCTAGCTGTGCGCAATCTGTCTTTCAGAATCCTGGTGAGAGGGGGCTACTTAGCCATCACCTCGTTGGTGTCTGCGTTGCTGCCATTTTTAGGAGATTTCATGAGCCTAACGGGGGCTGTGAGCACGTTCCCGCTCACCTTCATTCTTGCAAACCACATGTATCTCATCGCGAAGAAGAACAGGCTGAGTTTTCTGCAGAAGAAGTGGCATTGGCTCAACGTTGTCTTGTTTAGTGCAATGTCGGCTGCAGCTGCAGTTGCTGCTGTGAGACTCATTGTTGTACATTCAACAACTTATGATGTCTTTGCTGATTTATAA